TGGCCTTGGATGCACAGCGGTCTATCCCCAATAGAATGTGGCCGTAGGTACCCGCACAGGCACAGCCGCCACGCGCTTGCACACCAAAGTGCTGGCTTAACAAACGCACCGCCGTTTTGTAGTGCAATTTGGTAAACACCAAGGAAAACACGCTCAGGCGATGGGTATGCTCCGGCGCCAAAAGCTGCACATTTTTCATGGGTGCCAGCCGCTCAAAAAACCGTGCGTTAAGGCGTGCCTCAGCGCGCTGGATACGCGCGCTACCCATGGTCTCTTTTAATTCGATGGCAAGCGCGGTTTTCAGGGTTTGCAATATGCCGGGCGTGCCGCCGTTTTCGCGGCTTTGGATATCGCTCACAAACCGGTGTTCACCCCAGGGGTTAGTCCAGATAACCGTGCCGCCGCCGGGCTGCTCGGGCACGCGGTTGTTGTAGAGTTTGGCGGCAAATACAAGCACCCCTTGGCTGCCGGGGCCACCCAGAAACTTGTGCGGTGAAAAGAAAATGGCATCGAGCGATTCGCGCTCGCTTGGGTGCATGTCAATCACATCGTAGGGGGCGGAGGCGGCAAAATCCACAAAGCAAAGGCCGCCGTGATCGTGCATCAGGCCCGCGATTTTCCCGTAGGGTGTGCGCACACCGGTGACGTTGCTGGCGGCGGTAACAGAGGCCATTTTTACCCGCCCGCGCGGTTCGCGCGCCAGATCTTCCGCCAGCCAGGCAAGGTCTATTTCATCGCGCCCCTGCACGGGAATCATGCGCACTTCCGCCAGGCTTTCCAGCCACATGGTGTGATTGCTGTGGTGCTCGCGGTGGGTAATGTACACCAGTGGCCGGGCCACACCCGCTGCACGCCAGTGCGCCAGCACCTGCGGTTTGTGGTGCTCGTGCGCCCACCATCCCATCATGCGGATCAACTTGCCCAGCGCACCGGTCATGCCGCTGCCGGTGGAAATCAGCACGTCATTCGGGCCCGCATTCACATGGGCCTTGATGCGCGCTTCGGCCTGTTGCAGCCACTCGGTCATGGTGCGCCCGGTGAGGCTGTCTTCGGTGTGGGTATTGGCCATGTAGGGGCCTGCGATGTTGGTAAGGCGCTCCTCAATAGGGCGAAACAATCGGCCGCTGGCGGTCCAATCAGCATAAATGAAGGGCGCCGCTCGCAGATTAATTACCTGCGCCCGGATGCGCCACCAAAAGGCGGCATCTTCGGCGGCCTCAAGGGTTTCATGGCTGGGTGTAGCTGAGGTTCCTGTGAGCATGGGTGCAGTCTCTTTGGTGGCGTGGCAGCAGGTGTGCCCTGATCAATACCCCCATTGTATGCCGCATTCAGGCATGAAAATTTCCAACACATGCCCTAAAATAGGCACATAAAGAAATATTCTTCTAGCCAATTTCTTAATAATGGTAATTTATGCCCACCAACGAAAACACCTTAGATGCCATAGACAGGCACATTCTCACCCTGCTGCAGCGCGACAGCACGCTGTCGGTACAGGCCATTGCCGAGCGGGTAAACCTCACCACCAGCCCCTGCTGGCGACGCATTCAGCAACTGGAGGCGCAGGGGTTTATTCAAAGCCGGGTGGCGCTGCTTTCGCGCGAGCGGTTGAACTTGGGTGTGGATGTGTTTGTGTTTATTCGCACAGACCAGCACAACGATGCCTGGCTTAACGAATTCGCCGAGGCGCTGCACGCCATGCCCGAGGTGATGGAGGCCTACCGCATGAGCGGCGATGTGGATTACCTGCTGCGAGTGGTGGTATCAGACATCAAAGCTTACGACGGCTTCTACAAACGCCTGGTAAGCAAGGTGAAACTCGCCGATGTAAGCTCAAGCTTTGCCATGGAAAGCATGAAATACACCACCGCCCTGCCCCTGTAGCAAGCAGTGCTTGAGCCTTCAGGCAATAAATTAGCGGCGGCGTTTGCGCTTTTTACCGTAGGGTTTTGGCTCGCCCGCAGGGCGGGTTTTAAAGCGCCGGTGCACCCAAAGGTAGGTTTCAGGCGCGCGCCTTACCTGCGCTTCAAAGATATCGTTCAGGCGCTGCACATCGGCAGTTTCATCATCACTTGGGAAGTCTGCAAGTGGCGCCTCGAATACCAGCCGGTAGCCACGACCCTCAGGCAGGCGCTCAAAATCCATCACCAGCACTTTGGCCCGGCCGAGTTTGGCAAAGCGCGATGTGGCCGTTACCGTGGCCGCAGGTACACCAAAAAAGCGCGCCCACACGCCCTGCTTAATGCCGTAATCCTGATCGGGCGCGTAAAGCACTTTGGCGCCCTGGCGCAAAAAGCGCAGCATGGTGCGAACTTCTTTGCGCTCAAAGGCCACCACACGGCATGGGTCCATGCGTTGGCGCGCGCGGCGCTGCACATATTCCAGCACCGGGTTTTTATGGCGCCGGTACATGCCGGCAAAGGGGTGATACATGGTGGCCAGAATCACCGAGAGCTGCACGCTGCAGGTATGACGGGTGACCACAATGGCACCCTGCTCGCCCAGTGCCTGGATGTGCTCCAGGCCCTCTACTGTCAACAGATTTTCAAGGCGCGCACGGGGGCGAAACCAGGCCATCAAGAGCTCGATAAAACCCACACCCATTTCGCGCATATTGCGCCGCAACAACTGGCTGCGCTCAGCCTCTGAAAGCGCCGGGAAGCACATTTGCAGGTTAATAGCGGCAATGCGTTTGCGCTCTTTGGCAAAGGCCTGAAACAACGCACCCACACCGCGCCCCAGCGCCATTAACCAAGGGTAAGGCATGCGCGCTATCAACCAGCACACGCCCAGCGCCAGCCACAGCAACCAATAGCGCGGGTGTAACATCACCGCGCTGAACTGTGGTTGATCCTGGCCCATTACTTAACGATTCCGCGGTTGCTTGTGCGCACAAATTCCATGAACTGGGCCACGGCGTCAAACTCGCTTGCCAGGGGTGCCAACAACGCCTCGGCCTCGGCCTGCGATGTGCGCTGGCGCACCAATACTTTATAGGCTTTTAAAATAGCGGCTATGCATTCGGCACTGAAACCCTTGCGCTTTAAACCCACCTTGTTAATGCCGTAGGAGCGCGCGTAATTGCCAGACACAATTACAAACGGCGGCACGTCGCGGTTAATGGCCGCGCCCATGCTGGTAAAGGCGTGGGAGCCGATGCTGGTGAATTGGTGCACCAGGGTAA
This genomic stretch from Simiduia sp. 21SJ11W-1 harbors:
- a CDS encoding Lrp/AsnC family transcriptional regulator, whose translation is MPTNENTLDAIDRHILTLLQRDSTLSVQAIAERVNLTTSPCWRRIQQLEAQGFIQSRVALLSRERLNLGVDVFVFIRTDQHNDAWLNEFAEALHAMPEVMEAYRMSGDVDYLLRVVVSDIKAYDGFYKRLVSKVKLADVSSSFAMESMKYTTALPL
- the lpxL gene encoding LpxL/LpxP family Kdo(2)-lipid IV(A) lauroyl/palmitoleoyl acyltransferase; the protein is MGQDQPQFSAVMLHPRYWLLWLALGVCWLIARMPYPWLMALGRGVGALFQAFAKERKRIAAINLQMCFPALSEAERSQLLRRNMREMGVGFIELLMAWFRPRARLENLLTVEGLEHIQALGEQGAIVVTRHTCSVQLSVILATMYHPFAGMYRRHKNPVLEYVQRRARQRMDPCRVVAFERKEVRTMLRFLRQGAKVLYAPDQDYGIKQGVWARFFGVPAATVTATSRFAKLGRAKVLVMDFERLPEGRGYRLVFEAPLADFPSDDETADVQRLNDIFEAQVRRAPETYLWVHRRFKTRPAGEPKPYGKKRKRRR
- a CDS encoding aminotransferase class V-fold PLP-dependent enzyme, coding for MLTGTSATPSHETLEAAEDAAFWWRIRAQVINLRAAPFIYADWTASGRLFRPIEERLTNIAGPYMANTHTEDSLTGRTMTEWLQQAEARIKAHVNAGPNDVLISTGSGMTGALGKLIRMMGWWAHEHHKPQVLAHWRAAGVARPLVYITHREHHSNHTMWLESLAEVRMIPVQGRDEIDLAWLAEDLAREPRGRVKMASVTAASNVTGVRTPYGKIAGLMHDHGGLCFVDFAASAPYDVIDMHPSERESLDAIFFSPHKFLGGPGSQGVLVFAAKLYNNRVPEQPGGGTVIWTNPWGEHRFVSDIQSRENGGTPGILQTLKTALAIELKETMGSARIQRAEARLNARFFERLAPMKNVQLLAPEHTHRLSVFSLVFTKLHYKTAVRLLSQHFGVQARGGCACAGTYGHILLGIDRCASKAITNELDKNASADKPGWVRISFHPSQTLAEVDAIADAVAAVANMQPQDEITGLQVVEDLWASLV